The following are encoded in a window of Trichormus variabilis 0441 genomic DNA:
- a CDS encoding KilA-N domain-containing protein, producing the protein MRHKSMAADIFMRQKLEELVMDTAITIISRSLHGSPVEQRQRDGYINATALSSAYKLATGKRRDVAHWLELERTTETLNHLSSITGIPVIELYQSFRGSPENGGGTWIHPKLAVRFGIWLSDEFGYQVEQWVEEWVLKGQSTVLDSKVRELESKLETALEAIAQLQAQVQTLLPPSADFMPPGWDAETWNQLPPQDKRHFRFLFRRRNFRPSTKNETLALPAVTTEQMKQRQRDEVAQLVGEVSPQEKQQLQAAKLQALREFWSQAPEEDQENMPF; encoded by the coding sequence ATGCGGCATAAATCAATGGCTGCTGATATTTTCATGCGTCAAAAATTAGAGGAATTGGTTATGGATACAGCAATCACAATTATTTCACGCTCCTTACACGGCTCACCTGTAGAGCAACGACAACGCGATGGTTATATCAATGCTACTGCTTTGAGTAGTGCTTACAAATTGGCCACAGGCAAGCGGCGTGATGTTGCTCATTGGCTGGAATTGGAACGTACAACAGAAACATTAAATCACCTGAGTTCAATCACCGGGATTCCGGTAATTGAGTTATATCAATCGTTTCGGGGTTCACCTGAGAATGGGGGTGGCACTTGGATACATCCGAAGCTGGCAGTCAGATTTGGCATTTGGCTTTCGGATGAGTTCGGCTATCAGGTCGAGCAATGGGTTGAAGAATGGGTGCTGAAAGGACAATCAACAGTGCTTGATTCCAAAGTTCGGGAATTGGAGAGCAAATTAGAAACTGCATTGGAGGCGATCGCACAACTGCAAGCCCAAGTCCAAACCCTGCTGCCCCCGTCAGCCGACTTCATGCCCCCCGGCTGGGATGCCGAAACCTGGAACCAGTTGCCCCCGCAAGATAAACGTCATTTCCGGTTTTTATTCCGTCGCCGCAACTTCCGACCATCTACAAAAAATGAAACCTTGGCTTTACCTGCTGTCACAACTGAGCAAATGAAGCAAAGGCAACGCGATGAAGTAGCGCAGTTAGTTGGTGAAGTATCGCCCCAAGAAAAACAGCAGTTGCAGGCAGCGAAACTCCAAGCACTCAGGGAATTTTGGTCACAAGCGCCCGAAGAAGACCAAGAAAATATGCCATTTTAG
- a CDS encoding KAP family NTPase encodes MFEGQDSFSLEPDTLNILSADKPLSDPKDDKLGYAPFAKNLAESICKMSPPDGLVIAVYAPWGLGKSTLLNFIIHYLKQKPEQEQPIIVQYNPWWFSGQEDLTKSFFEQLSGVLYEKWQSLGRKFKNQIESFAERVSTVPGLWTKGFAATVKTVISPKDIHKLKQEIEETLKKQQKRILVVIDDIDRLTAEEIRQLFRVIKAVANFPNVVYLLLFDKEVVIKALEEIQKINGEVYLEKIVQVSFELPLPDRIQLSRLFDSQLNKIISGTPEELFDQKYWLEIYWQGIEHFITTPRSILRLANTLMVTYPGVKGEVNFVDFVAIETIRLFYPTVYNIIRNNPELFTFGVRFLTVPRIIDEEKIKEFHNTWINQINERDRNAVKFILTKIFPKSGNINITLGDNYFQNKRRYLHICSADVFPVYFRLAIPEGNISISEMQAILALANNCQAFGAKLVELSAQMRPDGISRINVFLDRLRDYVDKDIPLNDVEPILQAFFEVGDQLWDIEYENNSFVSIGNEYEIELLINQLLQRIEKSERGQILKKVIFNGHAIATIVHQVVSLGSQHGKYEYRRDKPEAQRVVNTQQLEEIEKLALDKVRNAAQQESLLKAPKLLHILAFWRDLANVEEVNQWIKEILKEDQKLICLLENFLTIAQNDMIFPQWLLSDLSADEVIARVQDLTEQSRLAENLKISLNKFITKYKMMQE; translated from the coding sequence ATGTTTGAAGGGCAAGATAGCTTCAGTTTGGAGCCTGATACTCTAAATATTTTATCGGCAGATAAACCTCTAAGTGACCCAAAAGATGACAAATTAGGTTATGCTCCATTCGCCAAGAATCTTGCAGAAAGCATCTGCAAAATGTCTCCGCCAGATGGATTAGTGATAGCAGTTTATGCCCCTTGGGGTTTAGGTAAGTCAACTTTATTAAATTTTATAATACACTACCTCAAGCAAAAGCCTGAGCAGGAACAACCAATAATTGTGCAGTATAATCCTTGGTGGTTTTCTGGGCAGGAAGACCTTACTAAAAGCTTTTTTGAGCAATTATCAGGCGTATTATACGAGAAATGGCAATCCCTTGGGAGAAAATTTAAAAACCAGATAGAAAGTTTTGCAGAGAGAGTTTCTACAGTTCCAGGTTTATGGACAAAAGGTTTTGCTGCAACAGTAAAAACAGTCATTAGTCCAAAGGATATACATAAATTAAAACAGGAAATAGAAGAAACACTAAAAAAGCAGCAAAAACGTATTTTAGTTGTTATTGATGATATAGATAGATTGACTGCTGAAGAGATTAGACAACTGTTTCGGGTAATTAAAGCAGTTGCTAATTTTCCTAATGTTGTTTATCTTTTACTTTTTGATAAAGAAGTTGTTATCAAAGCTCTTGAAGAAATACAGAAAATAAATGGAGAAGTTTATCTTGAGAAAATTGTTCAGGTTTCTTTTGAACTGCCCCTTCCTGATAGAATACAGCTTTCCAGATTATTTGATAGCCAACTAAACAAAATAATTTCTGGTACTCCAGAAGAACTATTTGACCAAAAATATTGGTTAGAAATTTATTGGCAAGGAATAGAGCATTTTATTACTACACCTCGTAGTATATTACGTTTAGCAAATACCTTGATGGTGACATATCCAGGAGTTAAAGGAGAAGTTAATTTCGTTGATTTCGTTGCTATTGAAACTATTAGGCTGTTTTACCCAACTGTATATAATATTATTCGTAATAATCCAGAATTATTCACTTTTGGGGTTAGATTTTTAACTGTACCAAGGATTATAGACGAAGAAAAAATAAAGGAATTTCATAACACTTGGATTAATCAAATTAATGAAAGAGATAGAAATGCAGTCAAATTTATATTAACAAAAATTTTTCCAAAATCAGGTAATATAAATATAACTTTAGGAGATAATTATTTTCAAAATAAACGAAGATATCTTCATATATGCAGTGCAGATGTTTTCCCTGTTTACTTTCGTTTAGCAATTCCTGAAGGTAATATATCTATTTCTGAAATGCAAGCTATATTAGCTTTAGCAAATAATTGTCAGGCATTTGGAGCTAAACTGGTAGAATTATCTGCCCAGATGCGTCCTGATGGTATAAGTAGAATTAATGTTTTTCTAGACCGTTTAAGAGATTATGTAGATAAAGATATTCCTTTAAATGATGTAGAACCTATTTTACAGGCTTTTTTTGAAGTTGGAGATCAACTGTGGGATATTGAATATGAGAACAATTCTTTTGTTTCCATAGGTAATGAATATGAAATAGAATTATTAATAAATCAACTTTTGCAAAGAATTGAAAAATCAGAAAGAGGACAAATATTAAAAAAAGTCATATTCAACGGTCATGCAATTGCAACAATAGTACACCAAGTTGTATCTCTGGGGTCGCAGCATGGAAAATATGAATATAGAAGAGACAAGCCTGAAGCTCAAAGAGTTGTAAATACACAACAATTAGAAGAAATCGAGAAGCTTGCTTTGGATAAAGTACGAAATGCTGCACAACAAGAAAGTTTACTTAAAGCACCTAAATTGCTTCATATCCTAGCTTTTTGGCGTGATTTAGCTAATGTAGAAGAAGTAAATCAATGGATAAAAGAAATTCTTAA